A single genomic interval of Candidatus Uhrbacteria bacterium harbors:
- a CDS encoding MBL fold metallo-hydrolase has translation MALEVSFHGAAEGVTGSCHLVTTPAGKILVDCGMFQGDVFASRDNARAFGFDPKEVRAVFITHPHADHTGRLPKLLKEGFVGTVYMVPPCRPLSRLILEDSVQIMAEEAEREGVTALFSAADVAHVYECVETVGYHTAVQPLPGVSVMFHEAGHVLGSAYISIETEGQRIVFSGDIGNDDVPILPPTEPLSKADVVVCESTYGDRTHEAMSRRRAKLMAAISDTVAKRGVLLIPAFSIERTQELLYEIDQILLQDLKTNVPIFLDSPMAIRATQTYRDSKEYLRFDVPMSPDGDFFSFPNLRETLRVEESKAINDVAAPKVIIAGSGMMNGGRIMHHLRRYLPHASTHLLIIGYQARGTTGRKIFDGAKEVKIFGERVPVAATVSAIGAFSAHGDKDKLTRWLQPEDGKTPKKIILVHGDPEQKKAFAEHLRATLGTEVLVPKMDERAIL, from the coding sequence ATGGCTCTTGAAGTTTCCTTCCACGGAGCCGCCGAAGGCGTCACCGGATCCTGCCACCTTGTAACTACGCCCGCGGGGAAGATCCTCGTGGATTGTGGCATGTTTCAAGGGGACGTATTTGCCTCTCGTGACAACGCACGGGCTTTTGGTTTTGATCCAAAAGAGGTGCGTGCCGTTTTCATTACGCATCCACACGCAGACCACACAGGACGATTGCCGAAACTCTTGAAGGAGGGGTTTGTGGGCACGGTGTACATGGTGCCTCCGTGCCGTCCGCTCTCGCGTCTTATTCTTGAGGACTCGGTACAGATCATGGCCGAGGAAGCAGAGCGTGAGGGAGTGACCGCGCTTTTTTCTGCCGCCGACGTGGCTCACGTGTATGAATGTGTCGAGACCGTGGGGTATCACACAGCCGTTCAACCACTGCCGGGAGTTTCTGTGATGTTCCACGAAGCGGGACACGTGCTCGGTTCCGCCTATATTTCCATCGAGACGGAAGGCCAGCGCATCGTTTTTTCTGGCGACATTGGCAATGATGATGTACCCATTCTCCCGCCAACGGAGCCGCTTTCCAAAGCAGACGTCGTCGTGTGCGAGTCCACATATGGCGATCGCACGCACGAAGCGATGAGCCGGCGGCGGGCAAAGCTTATGGCGGCAATTTCCGATACGGTTGCCAAGCGCGGTGTCCTCCTTATCCCCGCATTTTCTATTGAACGCACGCAGGAACTTCTTTATGAAATTGATCAGATCCTCTTGCAGGACTTGAAAACAAACGTGCCGATCTTTCTTGACTCGCCCATGGCAATTCGCGCCACGCAGACATATCGCGACAGTAAAGAATATTTGCGCTTCGACGTTCCAATGTCTCCCGATGGCGACTTCTTTTCCTTCCCGAATTTGCGAGAAACTCTCCGTGTAGAGGAATCAAAGGCGATCAACGATGTTGCAGCACCCAAAGTGATTATCGCAGGAAGCGGGATGATGAACGGTGGGCGGATCATGCACCATCTTCGTCGGTATCTCCCGCATGCCTCGACCCACCTTCTTATTATTGGCTACCAAGCACGGGGAACGACCGGTCGAAAAATTTTCGATGGCGCAAAAGAGGTGAAAATTTTTGGCGAACGTGTGCCTGTTGCCGCGACCGTCTCGGCGATCGGCGCTTTTTCTGCGCATGGAGATAAGGACAAGTTGACACGATGGCTTCAGCCGGAAGATGGCAAGACGCCAAAGAAAATTATTCTTGTGCACGGGGATCCCGAACAAAAAAAGGCGTTTGCGGAGCATCTGCGCGCCACACTCGGAACCGAAGTACTCGTTCCAAAGATGGACGAGCGAGCGATTCTCTAG
- a CDS encoding vitamin K epoxide reductase family protein: protein MRRLLSVIIAVALIGLGISVYSYLHNQYVVTGTFCNLNETVNCDLVNRSAYAKFFGIPVAGLGFIGYLFLLAGALVKWRAPADRFASWFLIATSAAGFLFSLYLTGVEAFVLRAWCVLCITSQILITLSLLASLWLLKFPSTEPPKASPDPATL from the coding sequence ATGCGCCGACTTCTCAGCGTCATCATTGCAGTTGCGCTTATTGGTCTTGGCATCTCTGTCTATTCCTATCTGCATAATCAGTACGTCGTGACAGGAACATTCTGTAACCTTAATGAGACGGTCAACTGCGATCTTGTTAATCGAAGCGCATATGCTAAGTTTTTCGGTATTCCCGTGGCGGGTCTTGGATTTATCGGGTATCTTTTTCTTCTCGCCGGCGCGCTCGTAAAATGGCGTGCGCCAGCCGATCGTTTTGCGAGTTGGTTTCTCATCGCCACATCTGCAGCCGGTTTTCTTTTCAGCCTTTACCTTACAGGGGTTGAGGCCTTTGTCCTGCGCGCATGGTGTGTTCTGTGCATCACTTCGCAGATCCTTATTACCCTCTCTCTTCTCGCCAGCCTATGGCTCTTGAAGTTTCCTTCCACGGAGCCGCCGAAGGCGTCACCGGATCCTGCCACCTTGTAA
- the dusB gene encoding tRNA dihydrouridine synthase DusB, whose product MIDWKALPRPIIALSPMADMTDSSFCQIVKSIASPIVFREMISSEALVRGNEKTLGMADFVPAERPIVQQLFGSDPATMAEAARIIEEKFAPDGLDVNMGCPVYKITCNFNGAALMKEPARATEIVRRMKAAVRAPVSVKIRLGWREKTEAIGFAKCLEDAGADLLTVHGRTKEQGYSGMSDWEMIGRVKAAVKIPVLANGDINTPEAARAALSMSRCDGVLIARGGLGNPWIFARMEAMLSGGRIPEEPALLERLRVLRAHAALHVAEYGPRGIVTFRKHISWYVKGIPGIRHFRERLHQVSSLEDLDTQLHTITVSLSDHLER is encoded by the coding sequence ATGATTGACTGGAAGGCTCTCCCACGCCCCATCATCGCCCTCTCCCCCATGGCGGATATGACCGACTCGTCGTTTTGTCAAATCGTCAAATCCATCGCTTCGCCTATTGTTTTCCGCGAGATGATTTCAAGCGAGGCGCTCGTGCGCGGGAATGAAAAAACACTTGGCATGGCAGACTTTGTCCCTGCCGAGCGGCCTATTGTCCAGCAGCTTTTCGGGTCGGACCCTGCAACGATGGCCGAGGCGGCGCGTATTATCGAGGAGAAGTTCGCCCCAGACGGACTCGATGTAAATATGGGTTGTCCCGTGTATAAAATTACGTGCAACTTCAACGGCGCAGCACTCATGAAAGAACCGGCGCGCGCCACGGAAATTGTCCGACGCATGAAAGCGGCCGTGCGAGCACCCGTATCGGTGAAGATTCGACTTGGGTGGAGGGAAAAGACGGAGGCCATCGGGTTTGCAAAATGCCTTGAAGATGCCGGGGCGGATCTTCTCACCGTGCACGGACGCACAAAAGAACAAGGCTACAGTGGCATGAGTGACTGGGAGATGATCGGTCGCGTGAAAGCAGCAGTGAAAATTCCCGTACTCGCAAACGGCGACATCAATACTCCCGAGGCGGCGCGCGCGGCGCTTAGCATGAGCAGATGCGACGGAGTTCTCATTGCGCGCGGCGGACTGGGAAACCCCTGGATTTTTGCACGCATGGAGGCAATGCTCTCTGGGGGGAGGATCCCAGAAGAACCGGCGCTTCTTGAACGGCTGCGCGTTCTGCGTGCTCACGCTGCCTTGCATGTCGCAGAGTACGGCCCACGCGGCATTGTCACCTTCCGCAAACATATTAGCTGGTATGTAAAAGGCATCCCCGGTATCCGCCATTTTCGCGAGCGGCTGCACCAAGTATCGTCTCTAGAGGATCTTGATACACAACTACACACAATCACCGTCTCTCTTAGTGACCACTTAGAGAGATAG
- a CDS encoding riboflavin kinase, translating to MTISGVVVKGQGLGRVLGFPTANLAFFPALPPGVYLAYVRTKEGLFPGVLAQGKKTEVHLLDFTGDLYGSKIEIEVDERISDMIPWTTLEELREKISHDIENARYVFRHRPRKGRDCEHQ from the coding sequence ATGACTATTTCAGGTGTTGTCGTGAAAGGACAGGGTTTAGGCAGAGTGCTTGGTTTTCCCACTGCTAATCTTGCATTCTTTCCCGCTCTTCCCCCGGGTGTCTATCTCGCATACGTTCGTACAAAAGAAGGTCTGTTCCCTGGTGTGCTTGCGCAAGGAAAGAAAACAGAGGTTCACCTCCTAGATTTTACCGGGGATCTTTACGGGAGCAAGATAGAGATTGAGGTAGACGAGCGTATTTCCGATATGATTCCGTGGACGACGCTCGAGGAGTTGCGAGAAAAAATTTCACACGATATTGAGAACGCCCGATATGTTTTCCGGCATCGTCCGCGCAAAGGGAGAGATTGCGAACATCAATGA
- a CDS encoding riboflavin synthase: MFSGIVRAKGEIANINDFGIARQFIVRAPQSVLLRLRPKDSVLLGGICFTVHTKDEQTFQVEAMPQTLRLTTAASWKQGDSINIEMSLRMGDTIGGHFVYGHVDEVGTVKKCAREGNALIATIQASPAVIKQVFPRASVAIDGVSLTVVSVEGDQFTVSLIPDTVEATTLGTLGSGSRVNVETDMMIKYAQQHLQTHKE, encoded by the coding sequence ATGTTTTCCGGCATCGTCCGCGCAAAGGGAGAGATTGCGAACATCAATGACTTCGGCATTGCGCGACAATTCATTGTGCGTGCTCCCCAGTCGGTGCTTTTACGACTTCGTCCAAAGGACTCCGTGCTCCTGGGCGGTATTTGTTTTACGGTCCACACGAAAGATGAACAAACATTTCAGGTAGAGGCCATGCCGCAGACCCTCCGACTGACAACCGCAGCGTCGTGGAAGCAGGGAGACTCTATTAATATAGAAATGTCGCTGCGGATGGGGGACACGATAGGAGGGCACTTCGTTTACGGCCACGTAGACGAGGTCGGTACCGTGAAGAAGTGCGCACGCGAAGGAAATGCGCTCATCGCGACAATCCAGGCCTCACCCGCTGTCATCAAACAAGTGTTTCCTCGTGCCTCTGTCGCAATCGACGGCGTAAGCCTCACGGTTGTTTCCGTGGAAGGAGACCAGTTTACTGTTTCGCTTATTCCAGATACGGTTGAGGCAACAACGCTTGGGACTCTCGGGTCTGGGTCGCGGGTAAATGTGGAAACAGACATGATGATCAAATATGCACAGCAACACCTACAAACACATAAAGAGTGA
- a CDS encoding 6,7-dimethyl-8-ribityllumazine synthase, producing MHSNTYKHIKSEGVRAGIVRARFNEDVTGGLLDGAHEALVDAGVKPEDITLVEVPGSLEIPTAASILLEHKTLDVVVTLGCIVKGETAHDEYIATSVYQALVRLAMHTGVPITMGILTVNTIEQARARSGTGGMNRGREAALSGLEMVQALKPLKTEKRDGLA from the coding sequence ATGCACAGCAACACCTACAAACACATAAAGAGTGAGGGGGTTCGTGCGGGAATTGTGCGCGCACGGTTTAACGAAGACGTGACAGGCGGCCTTCTTGATGGCGCGCACGAGGCATTAGTGGATGCAGGTGTGAAGCCTGAAGACATTACCCTTGTGGAAGTTCCTGGGTCGCTTGAGATTCCCACTGCAGCAAGCATCCTTCTTGAACACAAAACCCTCGATGTCGTCGTTACCCTCGGCTGTATCGTTAAAGGAGAAACGGCGCATGACGAATATATCGCCACGTCGGTGTATCAGGCCCTCGTGCGCCTTGCTATGCACACGGGTGTGCCCATTACGATGGGAATCTTAACAGTGAATACGATCGAACAAGCGCGCGCGCGGTCTGGCACAGGGGGGATGAATCGTGGACGCGAGGCGGCGCTTTCCGGGCTGGAAATGGTGCAGGCGCTTAAGCCCCTAAAAACAGAAAAGCGAGACGGGCTCGCTTGA
- a CDS encoding serine/threonine protein kinase: MTTKPFAPIPFGPYNISALLGRGASGAVYRAEHGGSMGFRRTVALKLLRQAADPDQLRALSDEARVGALFAHKNVVTVYDFGVVRDDHFYLAMEYVDGWPLDRLVDICRDTQLTVSLASALRVAIEICEGLAYLHTLADRDGQPLGLVHRDLKPANLLVDRTGAVRITDFGIARHTQRLTLTRDGTTKGTPSYMSPEQVKGEDLDARSDLFAMGSIFYELLSLNRAFDEDDSLRTLMSVIKDDMAGKVAEIHSIHPMAGAILERLWQRDSSARYQSAEELLLDLRELLQFTDNELVHTTWWASLMLLLPPERPNGFFSGEKPPEPVEDSTEEIHTMFVAPIGASPPAPEEVDEWDVPAPPSDRGLRQRARPAVLEEPRTVTVNEVHSPLLWKEPSSRRFELVVFAAALALVLMVGAVLPTSETEEPVGGARLTAVVAPTSSAAGLPSIMVEPDPPSPAAFMPARTARTEEMPAIKNPTESVSPALPEALPATLDLYTSPPADVVLGDRVIGRTPLEIEVPSGDYLLTLRCAVCTTHDHSLAVSVAPGGVFKKVLRLEEQY, from the coding sequence GTGACGACGAAGCCGTTTGCGCCCATTCCTTTTGGGCCCTACAACATCTCGGCTCTGCTCGGCCGCGGCGCTTCTGGCGCTGTCTACCGTGCAGAGCACGGTGGTTCGATGGGGTTCCGGCGGACGGTGGCGCTCAAGCTCCTTCGTCAAGCTGCGGATCCGGATCAGCTCCGTGCGCTCTCGGATGAGGCGCGCGTCGGAGCGCTGTTTGCGCACAAGAACGTGGTAACCGTGTACGACTTCGGTGTTGTCCGCGATGACCATTTCTACCTGGCAATGGAGTACGTGGACGGGTGGCCCCTTGATCGGCTGGTGGACATCTGCCGCGACACGCAACTTACGGTGTCGCTGGCCTCGGCGCTGCGCGTTGCCATTGAGATCTGCGAAGGACTCGCCTATCTCCATACGCTCGCGGACCGTGACGGACAGCCGCTCGGTCTTGTGCACCGCGACCTGAAGCCCGCCAACCTCCTGGTAGACCGCACGGGTGCGGTGCGCATCACCGACTTCGGCATCGCGCGCCACACCCAGCGCCTCACCCTCACTCGCGACGGCACGACGAAGGGTACGCCCTCGTACATGTCGCCCGAGCAGGTGAAGGGCGAGGACCTGGACGCGCGTTCGGACCTCTTCGCCATGGGAAGCATCTTCTACGAGCTCCTCTCGCTCAACCGGGCGTTCGACGAAGACGACTCGCTGCGCACGCTCATGTCGGTCATCAAGGACGACATGGCGGGCAAGGTGGCGGAGATTCACTCCATCCATCCCATGGCTGGTGCCATCCTCGAACGGCTCTGGCAGCGTGACTCCTCGGCTCGCTATCAATCAGCCGAAGAGCTCCTGCTCGATCTGCGCGAGCTCCTGCAGTTTACGGACAACGAACTCGTGCATACGACGTGGTGGGCAAGCCTGATGCTTCTCCTCCCGCCCGAGCGGCCCAACGGCTTCTTCTCGGGGGAGAAGCCGCCGGAGCCCGTGGAAGACTCGACGGAAGAGATCCATACGATGTTCGTGGCACCGATTGGAGCGTCGCCCCCCGCACCCGAAGAGGTGGACGAGTGGGATGTCCCTGCTCCGCCTTCCGACCGTGGTCTCCGCCAGCGCGCACGCCCGGCGGTGCTTGAGGAGCCCAGGACAGTCACGGTCAACGAGGTCCATTCCCCGCTGCTCTGGAAGGAACCGTCCTCTCGGAGGTTCGAGTTGGTTGTCTTCGCGGCAGCTCTTGCGCTTGTGCTCATGGTCGGTGCCGTGCTGCCCACGTCGGAGACGGAAGAGCCGGTGGGAGGTGCTCGCCTCACGGCTGTCGTAGCGCCGACTTCTTCAGCGGCTGGGCTTCCGTCCATCATGGTGGAGCCGGATCCTCCTTCGCCCGCAGCGTTCATGCCTGCTCGAACGGCACGGACAGAAGAGATGCCGGCCATCAAGAATCCCACTGAGAGTGTGTCTCCCGCACTTCCAGAGGCACTTCCCGCAACGCTCGATCTCTACACGAGCCCGCCGGCGGATGTCGTGCTCGGCGACCGCGTGATCGGCCGCACGCCGCTCGAGATCGAGGTTCCCTCCGGCGACTACCTGCTTACCCTGCGTTGTGCTGTGTGCACGACGCACGACCATTCCCTTGCCGTGAGTGTGGCTCCCGGCGGCGTGTTCAAGAAAGTTCTTCGTCTCGAGGAGCAGTACTAG
- the dnaX gene encoding DNA polymerase III subunit gamma/tau, producing the protein MSETLYRKYRPQTFSALIGQPHISTTLLHQLACGTVGHAYLFTGPRGVGKTTTARLLAKAVNCAKRSKQGEPCNACDSCTQITEGRSLDVVEMDAASHTGVDHVREHIIEAIRFTPHAAPYKVFIIDEVHMLSTSAFNALLKTLEEPPTHALFILATTEVHKLPETIISRTQRFDFHRIPLAELALRLEELCKKEKVKVDRAVIEEIARLSEGSQRDAESLLAQVLAVGDGVIHMEEAALVLPRRYLEEALALLSFIVNAQTKEAMGHLHRFVESGGDPSRLAEEIVSYARHLMLACLGDESALALAWPQHLLPTVRALAHTCSPVQWTEMINLFSSAVSEESSIPSLPLEIAVVKAATPFTPASGERSTSVEEGSAPPPQVEEGLPVQTPGKKDESPVVEFSKIQQGWNDIFAKVTEAHASLGFLLKSAEPLAMEGDTLTMGFHFKFHADTVNAPRNREKLESVLARIFSVPIRVRGEYVHGKADEIVGDLLEEFGGTEIS; encoded by the coding sequence ATGTCTGAAACCCTCTACCGAAAATACCGCCCGCAAACCTTTTCTGCGCTGATCGGCCAGCCGCATATTTCCACAACGCTTCTCCACCAGTTGGCATGCGGCACGGTGGGACACGCGTATTTGTTTACGGGACCACGGGGGGTGGGAAAGACGACGACGGCTCGACTGCTTGCGAAAGCCGTAAACTGCGCCAAACGTTCAAAGCAGGGCGAACCGTGCAATGCATGTGATTCTTGCACGCAGATCACAGAGGGGCGGAGTCTTGACGTTGTGGAGATGGATGCCGCAAGCCACACAGGGGTGGACCATGTGCGCGAACACATCATCGAAGCGATTCGCTTCACCCCGCACGCCGCTCCGTACAAGGTGTTCATCATCGATGAAGTACACATGCTTTCGACAAGCGCCTTCAATGCACTTTTAAAGACGCTGGAAGAACCGCCTACTCACGCGCTGTTTATTCTTGCCACAACCGAGGTGCATAAACTTCCCGAGACGATTATTTCACGCACGCAGCGGTTTGATTTTCATCGTATTCCTCTGGCCGAACTTGCTCTGCGCTTGGAAGAGCTCTGCAAAAAGGAGAAAGTAAAAGTGGACCGAGCCGTGATAGAAGAGATCGCACGTCTGTCGGAGGGAAGCCAGCGTGATGCGGAGAGTCTTCTGGCGCAGGTTTTGGCTGTCGGTGATGGAGTTATCCATATGGAGGAGGCCGCTCTTGTTCTGCCACGTCGCTATCTGGAAGAAGCTCTTGCCCTTCTTTCTTTCATCGTGAATGCACAAACGAAGGAAGCGATGGGACACCTACATCGTTTTGTAGAAAGTGGAGGAGACCCTTCTCGTCTTGCAGAGGAAATAGTTTCCTACGCTCGCCATCTTATGCTTGCGTGTCTTGGAGACGAGTCCGCTCTTGCTCTTGCTTGGCCTCAGCATCTGCTTCCCACCGTACGCGCTCTTGCACACACCTGTTCTCCCGTGCAGTGGACGGAAATGATCAATCTTTTTTCCTCCGCCGTTTCAGAGGAAAGTTCCATTCCTTCTCTCCCCCTGGAGATTGCCGTGGTAAAAGCTGCTACTCCTTTTACTCCTGCATCAGGGGAACGAAGCACGTCTGTGGAAGAGGGTTCTGCCCCTCCACCACAGGTAGAGGAGGGACTTCCCGTGCAAACACCGGGGAAAAAAGACGAGTCTCCGGTTGTAGAGTTTTCAAAAATTCAGCAGGGGTGGAATGATATTTTCGCGAAAGTCACCGAAGCGCATGCCTCGCTTGGGTTTTTACTTAAATCAGCAGAGCCTCTTGCTATGGAGGGGGACACGCTCACGATGGGGTTCCATTTCAAATTTCACGCGGACACGGTAAATGCGCCGCGTAATCGTGAGAAACTTGAATCTGTGCTCGCGCGCATTTTCTCCGTCCCGATTCGTGTGCGTGGAGAGTATGTCCACGGGAAAGCGGATGAAATCGTCGGAGACCTATTGGAAGAGTTCGGCGGTACAGAGATTTCTTGA
- a CDS encoding type IV secretory system conjugative DNA transfer family protein: protein MIDPHGDLAEQVLGNIPKERVDDVVVFDPSDLDRPVGLNMLEAESESQVDFAVQEMIAIFYKLFPPEMIGPMFEHNMRNVMLTLMSDLGNPGTVAEIPRMFSDEAYQKQWVAKVKDPVVRAFWEKEMAKTSDFHKSEMLGYLISKVGRFVENTMIRNIIGQSHSGFSIREIMDQSKILIVNLSKGKTGEVNASLLGLIIVAKLQMAALARADMPEEQRKDFYLYIDEFQNFITDSIATILSEARKYRLDLIMAHQYMGQLVKDNKTEVRDAVLGNVGTMFVSRIGVEDAEVLEKEFAPLFSGYDLINAEKFTWYSKMIIDNDAQKPFTLHTVLPPKGNPELAAAIKELSRLKYGRERVLVEEEILERSALGGVGEAQPVPVGEF, encoded by the coding sequence GTGATTGATCCACACGGAGATCTCGCTGAGCAGGTGCTTGGGAACATTCCTAAAGAGCGCGTGGATGACGTTGTCGTCTTTGACCCGTCAGACCTGGATCGGCCGGTGGGACTTAATATGCTTGAGGCCGAGAGTGAATCACAAGTGGACTTTGCCGTGCAAGAAATGATTGCGATCTTTTACAAGTTGTTCCCGCCAGAGATGATCGGTCCCATGTTTGAGCACAACATGCGTAATGTGATGCTGACGCTCATGTCGGATCTGGGAAATCCGGGCACGGTGGCGGAGATCCCGCGCATGTTCAGTGACGAAGCATACCAAAAACAATGGGTCGCAAAGGTGAAAGACCCGGTTGTGCGTGCGTTCTGGGAAAAAGAGATGGCGAAAACGAGTGACTTCCACAAGTCTGAGATGCTCGGCTATCTGATCTCCAAAGTCGGACGATTTGTGGAAAACACCATGATACGTAACATCATTGGCCAGTCGCATTCAGGGTTCTCCATTCGCGAGATCATGGATCAGAGCAAGATCCTCATTGTGAATCTTTCCAAAGGGAAGACGGGCGAAGTGAACGCTTCGCTTTTGGGTCTCATCATCGTCGCGAAGCTTCAAATGGCGGCGCTGGCGCGCGCCGATATGCCCGAGGAACAGCGCAAGGATTTCTATCTCTATATTGACGAGTTCCAAAACTTTATTACGGACTCGATCGCTACCATCCTTTCTGAGGCGCGTAAATATCGTCTGGACCTCATTATGGCGCACCAATATATGGGGCAGTTGGTTAAGGACAACAAAACGGAAGTACGGGACGCGGTGCTCGGAAACGTGGGAACGATGTTTGTTTCGCGCATCGGCGTAGAAGATGCAGAGGTACTGGAAAAAGAATTTGCGCCCCTTTTCTCCGGCTACGATCTTATTAATGCCGAGAAATTTACGTGGTACTCCAAAATGATTATTGATAACGATGCGCAGAAACCGTTTACCCTTCACACGGTCCTGCCACCCAAGGGGAACCCTGAGCTTGCCGCTGCCATCAAAGAACTTTCTCGGTTGAAGTACGGCCGTGAACGTGTACTCGTGGAAGAAGAGATACTTGAGCGCTCTGCGCTTGGAGGCGTGGGGGAGGCACAACCAGTGCCGGTTGGGGAATTCTAG
- a CDS encoding cysteine--tRNA ligase, whose translation MSTLTLFNTLTRKKEPFEPIRQGHVGLYTCGPTVYWYAHIGNLRAYLFADILKRVLMANGLDVDHVMNITDVGHLVSDGDEGEDKLEVGAKREGKTAWEVAAFYTEAFLRDTERLGILAPSKLVKATDHIAEQIEMIQTLEKNGYTYRIDDGVYFDTAKLPSYGELSGQPLEEKEEGARVAINTQKRHATDFALWKFSPKGSTRQMEWESPWGVGFPGWHIECSAMSTKYLGHTFDIHTGGVDHIPVHHENEIAQTKGAYGVPQARVWMHSEFLTVDGGRMGKSLGNLYTLDDLAKKGFDPTSYRLLAHGTHYRHKLNFTFESLLAADATLRRLRETLRDWDAPGVAGCAGYEEEFMAALNDDLNTPQALSVLWKLVDDGTMPTRARARTLLKFDEVLGLHLSQTLGKPLEISQAVQQLVQARDASRAQKDWKESDRLREEIASHGFDVVDTPTGTKVQKGD comes from the coding sequence ATGAGTACTCTTACGTTGTTCAACACACTTACGCGCAAGAAAGAGCCCTTTGAACCCATCCGCCAGGGCCATGTCGGCCTCTATACATGCGGTCCTACAGTGTACTGGTATGCGCACATCGGCAATCTTCGCGCGTACCTTTTTGCTGATATTCTCAAACGCGTGCTCATGGCGAATGGTTTAGATGTTGATCACGTGATGAATATCACCGATGTCGGTCACCTCGTTTCCGACGGCGATGAAGGAGAGGATAAGCTGGAGGTGGGAGCAAAACGTGAAGGGAAGACCGCGTGGGAGGTCGCCGCATTTTATACGGAGGCATTTCTGCGCGACACGGAACGGCTCGGTATTTTAGCCCCTTCCAAACTTGTAAAGGCAACAGATCATATCGCCGAACAGATCGAGATGATCCAGACACTCGAGAAGAACGGATATACGTATCGCATAGACGATGGCGTGTATTTCGATACAGCAAAGCTCCCAAGCTATGGGGAGTTGAGTGGTCAGCCGCTCGAAGAGAAGGAAGAGGGCGCACGAGTCGCCATTAACACGCAAAAACGCCACGCAACGGATTTCGCCTTGTGGAAGTTTTCTCCAAAAGGATCCACGCGACAAATGGAGTGGGAATCTCCGTGGGGTGTAGGGTTTCCAGGCTGGCACATTGAATGTTCAGCCATGTCTACCAAATATTTAGGACACACATTCGATATTCACACCGGTGGCGTGGATCATATCCCTGTCCACCACGAGAACGAGATCGCGCAAACAAAAGGGGCCTATGGGGTGCCGCAAGCACGCGTGTGGATGCATAGCGAATTTCTTACGGTGGACGGAGGGAGGATGGGGAAGTCGCTTGGAAATCTCTATACGCTGGATGATCTTGCAAAGAAGGGATTCGACCCGACGTCCTACCGTCTTCTTGCACATGGCACTCATTATCGGCATAAACTGAATTTTACTTTCGAGTCGCTTTTGGCAGCGGATGCAACGCTTCGGCGTTTGCGCGAGACATTGCGGGACTGGGATGCGCCGGGTGTTGCCGGTTGCGCAGGATATGAGGAGGAGTTTATGGCGGCGCTCAATGACGATCTTAATACCCCGCAGGCCCTTTCAGTTTTGTGGAAGCTGGTTGATGATGGAACAATGCCGACGAGGGCACGGGCGCGGACTCTGTTGAAATTCGACGAGGTGCTTGGTCTTCATCTTTCGCAAACTTTGGGCAAACCATTGGAAATTTCCCAAGCGGTTCAGCAACTTGTGCAGGCGCGAGATGCGTCGCGGGCGCAAAAGGACTGGAAAGAATCCGACCGCCTGCGCGAGGAGATTGCCTCGCACGGGTTTGATGTCGTGGATACTCCCACAGGGACAAAAGTGCAAAAGGGGGACTAA